A region of Helicoverpa zea isolate HzStark_Cry1AcR chromosome 16, ilHelZeax1.1, whole genome shotgun sequence DNA encodes the following proteins:
- the LOC124637414 gene encoding myosin heavy chain, muscle isoform X18, with protein sequence MPKPVVQEGEDPDPTPYLFVSLEQKRIDQSKPYDGKKACWVPDEKEGFLQGEIKATKGELVTVSLPGGETKDFKKDLVAQVNPPKYEKCEDMSNLTYLNDASVLYNLKQRYYHKLIYTYSGLFCVAINPYKRFPVYTTRCAKLYRGKRRSEVPPHIFAISDGAYVNMLTNHENQSMLITGESGAGKTENTKKVIAYFATVGASQKKDPSQEKKGSLEDQVVQTNPVLEAFGNAKTVRNDNSSRFGKFIRIHFGPSGKLAGADIETYLLEKARVISQQALERSYHIFYQMMSGSVPGLKDMCLLTNDVYDYNIISQGKTTIPNVDDGEECTLTDQAMDVLGFTQEEKDNVYKITAAVMHMGRMQFKQRGREEQAEADGTEDGDKVAKLLGVEMQDLYKNLLKPRIKVGNEFVTQGRNKDQVTNSVGALCKGMFDRLFKWLVKKCNETLDTKQKRQHFIGVLDIAGFEIFDFNGFEQLCINFTNEKLQQFFNHHMFVLEQEEYQREGIEWTFIDFGMDLQNCIDLIEKPMGILSILEEESMFPKATDQTFVEKLNNNHLGKSAPYLKPKPPKPGCQAAHFAIGHYAGNVGYNITGWLEKNKDPLNDTVVDQFKKGQNKLLVEIFADHPGQSGDAGGGGGKGGRGKKGGGFATVSSAYREQLNNLMTTLRSTQPHFVRCIIPNELKQPGLIDSHLVMHQLTCNGVLEGIRICRKGFPNRMVYPDFKLRYKILCPNLIKEPITPEIATKKILEHTGLDSESFRLGKTKVFFRAGVLGQMEELRDDRLSKIVSWLQAYIRGYLSRKEYKKLQEQRLALQVVQRNLRKYLQLRTWPWWKLWQKVKPLLNVTRVEDELAKLEEKAQKAQEAFEKEEKLRKELEGLNAKLLEEKTALLASIEGKEGSLSEVQERAAKLNAQKADLELQLRDTQDRLTQEEDARNQLFQAKKKLEQEVSGLKKDVEDLELSVQKSEQDKATKDHQIRNLNDEIAHQDELINKLNKEKKLQGESNQKTSEELQAAEDKVNHLNKVKQKLEQTLDELEDSLEREKKLRADVEKQRRKVEGDLKLTQEAVADLERNKKELEQTIQRKDKEISSLTAKLEDEQSLVSKLQKQIKELQGRIEELEEEVESERQARAKAEKQRADLARELEELGERLEEAGGATSAQIELNKKREAELSKLRRDLEEANIQHESTLANLRKKHNDAVSEMGEQLDQLNKLKAKAEKERSQYFSEVNDLRAGLDHVSNEKAAQEKIVKQLQHQLNEVQSKADEANRTLNDLDAAKKKLSIENSDLLRQLEEAESQVSQLSKIKVSLTTQLEDTKRLADEEARERATLLGKFRNLEHDLDNIREQVEEEAEGKADLQRQLSKANAEAQLWRSKYESEGVARSEELEEAKRKLQARLAEAEETIESLNQKVVALEKTKQRLATEVEDLQLEVDRATAIANAAEKKQKAFDKIIGEWKLKVDDLAAELDASQKECRNYSTELFRLKGAYEEGQEQLEAVRRENKNLADEVKDLLDQIGEGGRNIHEIEKARKRLEAEKDELQAALEEAEAALEQEENKVLRAQLELSQVRQEIDRRIQEKEEEFENTRKNHQRALDSMQASLEAEAKGKAEALRMKKKLEADINELEIALDHANKANAEAQKNIKRYQAQIKDLQTALEEEQRARDDAREQLGISERRANALQNELEESRTLLEQADRARRQAEQELGDAHEQLNELSAQSASLSAAKRKLESELQTLHSDLDELLNEAKNSEEKAKKAMVDAARLADELRAEQDHAQTQEKLRKALEQQIKELQVRLDEAEANALKGGKKAIQKLEQRVRELENELDGEQRRHADAQKNLRKSERRIKELTFQAEEDRKNHERMQDLVDKLQQKIKTYKRQIEEAEEIAALNLAKFRKAQQELEEAEERADLAEQAISKFRGKGRAGSAARGVSPAPQRSRPAFADGFGTFPPRFDLAPEDF encoded by the exons ATGCCGAAGCCAGTAGTCCAAGAGGGCGAGGACCCCGATCCGACTCCGTACCTGTTCGTGTCTCTGGAACAGAAGCGTATCGACCAGAGCAAGCCCTACGATGGCAAGAAGGCATGCTGGGTGCCTGACGAAAAGGAGGGTTTCCTCCAGGGCGAGATCAAGGCCACCAAGGGTGAGCTGGTGACCGTCAGCCTGCCTGGTGGTGAG ACCAAAGACTTCAAGAAAGATCTTGTTGCTCAAGTCAACCCACCTAAGTACGAGAAATGCGAGGACATGTCTAACTTGACATACCTCAACGACGCTTCTGTTTTGTATAACTTGAAGCAGAGATATTACCATAAACTTATTTAC ACGTACTCGGGTCTCTTCTGTGTGGCTATCAACCCCTACAAGAGGTTCCCCGTGTACACCACACGATGCGCCAAGCTCTACCGTGGCAAGCGTCGTTCGGAGGTGCCCCCTCACATCTTCGCCATTTCCGACGGTGCCTACGTCAACATGTTGACCAACCACGAGAATCAATCTATGTTGATTAC CGGTGAGTCTGGTGCCGGAAAGACTGAGAACACGAAGAAGGTAATTGCGTACTTCGCCACCGTCGGTGCCTCCCAAAAGAAGGACCCGTCCCAGGAGAAGAAGGGCTCCCTTGAAGACCAGGTCGTACAGACTAACCCTGTACTTGAAGCCTTCGGTAACGCCAAGACCGTCCGTAACGACAACTCGTCTCGTTTC GGTAAATTCATCCGTATCCACTTCGGACCCTCCGGTAAACTGGCTGGTGCTGATATCGAGACCT ATCTGCTCGAGAAGGCCCGTGTCATCTCCCAACAGGCTCTTGAGCGTTCTTACCACATCTTCTACCAGATGATGTCTGGCTCCGTTCCTGGACTTAAGG ACATGTGTTTGCTGACAAACGACGTATATGACTATAACATCATCTCGCAAGGAAAAACTACCATCCCCAACGTAGATGATGGAGAGGAGTGTACATTGACTGAC CAAGCCATGGACGTCCTGGGCTTCACCCAGGAAGAGAAGGACAACGTATACAAGATCACCGCCGCTGTCATGCACATGGGTCGCATGCAGTTCAAGCAGAGAGGTCGCGAGGAACAGGCTGAGGCCGACGGCACTGAG GATGGTGACAAGGTTGCCAAGCTCCTCGGTGTTGAGATGCAGGACCTCTACAAGAACTTGTTGAAGCCCCGCATCAAGGTCGGAAACGAGTTCGTCACCCAGGGTCGTAACAAGGACCAGGTCACCAACTCCGTCGGTGCTCTCTGCAAGGGCATGTTCGATCGTCTCTTCAAGTGGCTCGTGAAGAAGTGTAACGAGACCCTAGACACCAAGCAGAAGAGGCAGCACTTCATCGGTGTACTGGATATCGCCGGTTTCGAGATCTTCGAC TTCAACGGTTTTGAACAACTCTGCATTAACTTCACCAACGAGAAACTTCAGCAGTTCTTTAACCATCACATGTTCGTTCTGGAGCAAGAAGAGTACCAGCGCGAAGGCATCGAATGGACATTCATTGACTTTGGCATGGATCTGCAAAATTGCATTGACCTTATTGAAAAG CCCATGGGTATCCTCTCCATCCTTGAGGAAGAGTCTATGTTCCCCAAAGCCACCGACCAGACCTTCGTTGAGAAGTTGAACAACAACCACTTGGGCAAGTCTGCTCCTTACCTGAAGCCGAAGCCGCCCAAGCCCGGTTGCCAGGCCGCTCACTTCGCCATTGGTCACTACGCCGGTAAC GTCGGCTACAACATCACTGGATGGCTTGAGAAGAACAAGGACCCCCTCAACGACACTGTCGTTGACCAGTTCAAGAAGGGTCAGAACAAACTGTTGGTTGAGATCTTTGCTGACCATCCTGGTCAGTCTGGTGATGCCGGTGGCGGTGGTGGCAAGG GAGGTCGCGGTAAGAAGGGCGGTGGTTTCGCTACTGTGTCCTCCGCTTACAGG GAACAACTTAACAACCTGATGACCACCCTGAGGTCTACCCAGCCTCACTTCGTACGTTGTATCATCCCCAACGAGTTGAAGCAGCCTG GTCTCATCGACTCTCACCTTGTGATGCACCAGCTGACCTGTAACGGTGTGCTTGAAGGCATCCGTATTTGCCGTAAAGGTTTCCCCAACAGGATGGTCTACCCCGACTTCAAGCTCCG ATACAAAATTCTGTGCCCGAACCTCATCAAAGAGCCAATTACACCTGAGATTGCTACTAAGAAAATTCTCGAACATACCGGATTGGATTCGGAGTCTTTCAGGCTCGGAAAGACTAAG GTATTCTTCCGCGCTGGTGTCCTGGGTCAGATGGAAGAGTTGCGTGACGACAGGCTGTCCAAGATCGTCTCGTGGCTCCAGGCCTACATCCGTGGTTACCTGTCCCGTAAGGAGTACAAGAAGCTGCAGGAACAGAG gttgGCTCTCCAAGTTGTCCAGCGCAACTTGCGCAAGTACCTGCAACTCCGCACCTGGCCCTGGTGGAAGTTGTGGCAGAAGGTCAAGCCCCTCCTCAACGTCACCCGCGTCGAGGATGAGCTCGCG AAACTTGAGGAGAAGGCCCAGAAGGCCCAGGAGGCTTTCGAGAAGGAAGAGAAGCTCCGCAAGGAGCTCGAGGGTCTCAACGCCAAGCTCCTCGAGGAGAAGACCGCTCTGCTTGCCTCCATCGAGGGCAAGGAGGGCTCCCTCTCCGAGGTGCAGGAGCGCGCTGCCAAGCTCAACGCGCAGAAGGCCGACCTCGAGCTCCAGCTCAGG GACACCCAGGACCGCCTTACCCAGGAAGAGGATGCCCGCAACCAGCTCTTCCAGGCTAAGAAGAAGTTGGAACAGGAAGTCTCCGGCCTCAAGAAGGATGTCGAAGACTTGGAACTGTCCGTCCAGAAGTCCGAGCAGGACAAGGCCACCAAGGACCACCAGATCCGCAACTTGAACGACGAGATCGCCCACCAAGACGAGCTCATCAACAAGTTGAACAAGGAGAAGAAGCTCCAGGGAGAGTCCAACCAGAAGACCTCCGAGGAGCTCCAGGCCGCCGAGGACAAGGTCAACCACCTCAACAAGGTCAAGCAGAAGCTCGAGCAGACCCTCGACGAGCTCGAGGACTCTCTGGAGCGCGAGAAGAAGCTGCGCGCCGACGTCGAGAAGCAGAGGAGGAAGGTGGAGGGCGACCTCAAGCTCACCCAGGAGGCCGTCGCCGACCTCGAGCGCAACAAGAAGGAGCTCGAGCAGACCATCCAGCGCAAGGACAAGGAGATCTCGTCCCTTACCGCCAAGCTGGAGGACGAGCAGTCGCTTGTCAGCAAGCTCCAGAAACAGATCAAGGAATTGCAAGGCCGCATCGAAGAGCTCGAGGAGGAGGTCGAATCCGAACGCCAGGCTCGCGCTAAGGCCGAGAAGCAGCGTGCCGACCTCGCCCGCGAGCTCGAGGAGCTGGGTGAGCGCCTTGAGGAAGCCGGTGGCGCCACCTCCGCTCAGATTGAGCTGAACAAGAAGCGCGAGGCTGAGCTCAGCAAGCTGCGCCGCGACCTCGAGGAGGCCAACATCCAGCACGAGTCTACCCTCGCCAACCTCCGCAAGAAGCACAACGATGCCGTCTCGGAGATGGGCGAGCAGCTCGACCAGCTCAACAAGCTCAAGGCCAA GGCTGAGAAAGAGCGCTCTCAGTACTTTAGCGAAGTCAATGACCTTCGTGCCGGACTCGACCATGTGTCCAACGAAAAG GCTGCCCAAGAGAAGATCGTCAAGCAGCTGCAGCACCAGCTCAACGAGGTGCAGAGCAAGGCTGACGAAGCCAACCGCACCCTCAACGACCTGGATGCCGCCAAGAAGAAGCTGTCCATCGAGAACTCCGACCTTCTTCGCCAATTGGAGGAGGCCGAGTCCCAGGTTTCTCAGCTGTCCAAGATCAAGGTGTCCCTCACCACTCAGCTCGAGGACACCAAGAGGCTCGCCGACGAAGAGGCCAGG GAACGCGCCACCCTTCTTGGCAAGTTCCGCAACCTCGAGCACGACCTGGACAACATCCGCGAACAGGTCGAGGAGGAGGCCGAAGGCAAGGCTGATCTTCAACGCCAGCTTTCCAAGGCCAACGCCGAGGCTCAGCTCTGGCGCTCCAAGTACGAGTCCGAGGGCGTGGCCCGCTCCGAGGAACTCGAGGAGGCCAAGCGCAAGCTCCAGGCCCGCCTTGCCGAAGCCGAGGAGACCATTGAGTCCCTCAACCAGAAGGTTGTCGCTCTTGAGAAGACCAAGCAGCGTCTCGCCACCGAGGTCGAGGACCTGCAGCTCGAGGTCGACCGTGCCACCGCCATCGCCAACGCTGCCGAGAAGAAGCAGAAGGCCTTCGACAAGATCATCGGAGAATGGAAGCTCAAGGTTGACGACCTTGCCGCTGAGCTCGACGCCAGCCAGAAGGAGTGCCGCAACTACTCCACTGAGCTGTTCCGTCTCAAGGGTGCCTACGAGGAAGGCCAGGAACAGCTTGAGGCTGTCCGCCGTGAGAACAAGAACCTCGCCGACGAAGTCAAGGACCTCCTTGACCAGATCGGTGAAGGTGGCCGCAACATCCACGAGATCGAGAAGGCCAGGAAGCGCCTTGAGGCCGAGAAGGACGAGCTCCAGGCCGCCCTTGAGGAGGCTGAGGCAGCCCTCGAACAGGAGGAGAACAAGGTTCTCCGCGCTCAGCTTGAGCTGTCCCAGGTCAGGCAGGAGATCGACAGGCGCATCCAAGAGAAGGAGGAGGAGTTCGAGAACACACGCAAGAACCACCAGCGCGCCCTCGACTCCATGCAGGCTTCCCTCGAAGCCGAGGCTAAGGGCAAGGCTGAGGCCCTGCGCATGAAGAAGAAGCTTGAGGCTGACATCAACGAGCTTGAGATCGCTCTTGACCACGCCAACAAGGCTAACGCTGAGGCCCAGAAGAACATCAAGCGCTACCAGGCCCAGATCAAGGACCTCCAGACCGCCCTGGAAGAGGAACAGCGCGCCCGCGACGATGCCCGCGAACAGCTCGGCATCTCAGAACGCCGCGCCAACGCCCTCCAGAACGAGCTCGAGGAGTCCCGCACCCTCCTGGAACAGGCCGACCGCGCCCGCCGCCAGGCCGAACAGGAACTCGGCGACGCTCACGAACAGCTCAACGAGCTGTCCGCCCAGAGCGCCTCCCTGTCCGCTGCCAAGAGGAAACTCGAGTCCGAGCTGCAGACCCTGCACTCCGACCTCGACGAGCTCCTCAACGAGGCTAAGAACTCCGAGGAGAAGGCCAAGAAGGCTATGGTTGACGCCGCCCGTCTTGCCGACGAGCTGCGCGCCGAACAAGACCACGCCCAGACCCAGGAGAAACTCCGCAAGGCTCTTGAGCAACAGATCAAGGAACTGCAAGTCAGGCTGGATGAGGCTGAAGCCAACGCCCTTAAGGGAGGCAAGAAGGCCATCCAGAAACTGGAACAGAGGGTCAGGGAGCTTGAGAACGAGCTTGACGGTGAACAGAGGAGACACGCCGACGCCCAGAAGAACCTCCGCAAGTCAGAGAGGCGCATCAAGGAGCTCACCTTCCAGGCCGAGGAGGACCGCAAGAACCACGAGCGCATGCAGGACCTCGTCGACAAACTGCAACAGAAGATCAAGACCTACAAGAGGCAGATCGAGGAAGCCGAAGAAATCGCCGCCCTCAACTTGGCTAAGTTCCGCAAGGCACAGCAGGAGTTGGAGGAGGCCGAGGAAAGGGCAGACCTTGCCGAGCAGGCCATCAGCAAATTCCGTGGCAAGGGACGTGCGGGTTCCGCTGCGAGAGGAGTCAGTCCGGCG CCCCAGCGCTCGCGTCCCGCCTTCGCTGACGGTTTCGGCACCTTCCCACCTAGGTTCGACCTGGCGCCCGAAGATTTCTAA